The genomic DNA aggtctagtatattatCTGTATAAgaggattgtaaggtgtacctGTCCAACTGGTAggtatctgaccttgacctcattttcatggtttagtggtaaaagttttggtcttttttcttaTATCATACGCAATATGTCTAATCAATTTGGTATTaattatggaaatattttatgatgtacatgtcagtctcaaaggttttatttgacattgacctcatgTTCACgattcattgctcagtgttaagcttttagacataagacataagacataaagctttattaaGAGTCGGTATAAGCAAGCAATTACAAACATAAGATCTGAAGAGCTTTTAAAACCGacataacaacaaataaaacaaaacatacatatcgAGTCATGCAcacaacattaaacatataaagcaAGAGTTCAATCAGTATATAAACATGCAGCACAAAAGTAATGCAATTTTGAGATAAAAACACAAAGCACAAATGAAATGGTTTGCACATAAAAAGCATATTAAAAGCACATAAAGTTTCTAAAATTAGCACAAAAGCAGCAGAAGCACTATAGTAAAgaacacaaaataaatttgtcctgctaaaaataaagcaataaaCCAAAAATTAATAAGCAGAGATTAAATGGTTTTGCAGGCAAAGCATTGGCATGAGCTGCCAAACCAAGAATTTATCAAGTAAATGAATGGATTTAAAGATGATTGCTTACGAAGCTCATCTGGCAGCTCATTCCAAAGCCTAGCACCCGCATACCTGAAAGATTGTAGGCCATATAAAGTTGTTCTTACATGTGGTAGATCTGCTGTATTCTGGTATCTGAAAGAGTAAGTGTTTTCCTTTAAGTGAATCAAATCATGGAGATATACAGgacaatctttatttataattttgaaaacgtCAATCGCCAAAGATCGCATTCTTCTTACTTTTAAAGATGGTAATTTTGATTTGCAAAGTAGATCTTCATAACTTGCTGAATGGTCTTCATAGATAAACCTTAGTGCTCTCTCTTgaattttctctatctttttGTATTTATCTCCCCACAGAAGTGTCAAACTAGTGGGCAgtaattaaaattgaacattatgaaagaataataaattgataattttccGAGTTTAGTCAGGTGTTTACCTAttctttttaatacatttaattgTTTGGATgcttttttacatattatagagacatgttcattaaaatttagtttaaaatctaTGGTTACACCTAGAAGTTTAACGTTATCTTCACACTCTATTTCATTACcttctaatttaaattttaggtttttgtctttagttttttctCCTACAGCTATTGCCAGAATTTTTTCTGGATTtgctttcattttatatttattgagaaccagtttatcaaaattttatttcatcttcTAAAGTTTTAATTGATCTATCTAAATCGTTATCTGCGTATGAAAGGGTGTTGTCATCTGCATAATTATAGAGTTcacttttatgaataaaataaaaaataacatataaaaaaatattaaataatgttGGCCCTAATATTGACCCTTGTGGCACCCCTTTAAACATTGTTTGCCAATAGCTTGAAATAGTACCTACTTTAACACACTGTTTTCTATTAGTTAAATAgctgtttgtgttttggtctgttatGTCAACTGTGtttagtgtattgaatgattttaaggtgtacatgtacatgtatttctccTTTGGTTTCTATATATATGACCATGACCTATGATAGTTGTAGCAAAGTTTcgtatttaggactatcaacattatATAAAGGGTTAGTATAGAAGAGGATACATTTCAGCGTGTGTActcttgtttttcttaaaatgactTCTAAACTGCCAATTTTAAATTCCTTGAAAAATTAAACGTACTACTCATCAAGACTTTCCTACCATATAAGCAAACATTCAAACAGTTTCTATAAtgcaaattcaaaattgatgatGATATACGGTTTCCCAATATCGGAATGTTAAATTCAATGCAAACTACAGGTATTTTGTGAATCgtactttgtttatttttaagacGAAGAAACGAAAAAGAAAACCGAAGAAAAGAAAAGGTACCTACGATCAGCTAAATCTCGGTCCAGGATCAAAGCATCCAGAATTCATCTGCAAGACGGGAAGGCATATTGGACCAATACATTCGGAGCAGTCGCAAATATGTCTTGGGAAAGGTGATGTCTGGCTAACATATTTGAACTTGCACTTGCCTTTACTTTTACAATGTTTATaggttgttgttttatttctaattattttgaggctttattaaattttgtacactAGTAGTTATTTGTAATGCTTGATTTTTATTCTTGCAGAGAAAGGACGagtttctatataatatatatgtggttttttttctaaagatgACCATTGTcacttttgatttataaaaaaaaacgtgttgGTAGGGGAGGCGCATTCAATCATGTTTAATCTCACATTCTttatgcgcctgtcccaagtcaggagcctgttgttAAGTAGGTGGCCTTGGTTCGTGCATGtcatattgtatttgtatttgtattttgtatatcGAATTGATATGTTACAAGCCGTTAATTTCTCAATTGAGCTGGTTCGTATTTTGTATGTGggggctttttatagccgactatacggtatgtttttcattgttgaaggccacacggttgcctataatttcttacatctgatttgtTTGAACTATGGTGGATATgattgtctcatttgcaacaTCACACCTCCTTCTTTCTAAAGTCAATACGATCTTaggctttttttatttattgttcaatgattttaaaaaataacagagAGCAtgactttttataattatatgaaaagtaataattcatattaaaaataggatgttcttctttttttttgtaggttCAAGGCAAAACTGTTAGAAGATTTCAAACTTGATTTTGAGCAGACTTTCGGGGAAGAGGATACCGAATGGCTACTAGCTATCTTACACAGAGAGTTGATGGTTGAACATGATGAAAACGTCTCTTTTGAGAATTTCATTGGTAATATAATTTGAACTGTCTTATTATTGGGTCATACatttaattatgaataaaataatttaccaCATTAATGCAATGTATTTGGTTCCCCTGTTTATATAAAGTTTTCCATCCTGTAGCCAAATAATTATATGCTATGTAATTagtataaattaaaatcaaaaaattactgaactccaaggaaaattcaaaacggaaagttccttatcaaatggtaaaatcaaatgacaaaacacatcaaatgaatggacaacaactgtcatgttcttgtcttggtaaaggcattttctttgtagaaaaaggtggattaaacttggtttaatgattagccaaacctctcacttgtatgacagaaTTTCATTGATTGTTACAATTTAAGTTATAACTGGCTTTTGTTTCTGAGTCAGCAGCAAGTATTTcagacttttttaaatttaatttcttgcTTCATACAGTACCTTTTAGCCGACTTATTcgttattttgttaaatgtatattaatgaacataaagtttaattttcctgttttatatatttgatacaatattaaaatttacgaggccatatttgtatatcttttgtTGAATTTCATAAGTTCATTTGGCAGATATCTTTTATAAGTTGCGTGAAAAACAAGTGGAGCCAGTAGACCGGATAATTCTTTCGGgttcgtcacaactcggccgattccatACCATCATAAGAAGAGTAGCGAAATCACCCAAAAAGTGCCGATTGGTCTCACGTCTTCTGTTTCAAAGGTATCCCCACGTGCGATTCCAAATTCATGATTGTTAATATGTATTTAGCATACTTtgtaaatttaacaaatcaGCCAAATATTATGGAGTTGGAAGATTCTAAAACACGAAAAATACCTTTCATTTTAGAGAAATTAtgttatatagtaaaaaaatgaacaatgatgacaaaaaatattttcattatttgttgataataaatatgttttatttttaccagCATTCTGTACCATCGATGAGAAAGTTTTGCCAGTATGGTCCAGGATACAAGAACAAGCTAGAGAAAGTTACGCAATGAGAGAAGTCTTTGACATGGATTCTAGTGTAAGAGTTGATGCTATAGAAAATCTAGGTAGGTGTAAAAGTTGATATATatcatcaaaatatatatttccacTTAACATGTAATACCATGGAACGTTATGGCACACCTTCAGTACAAAACTTAATTTACTTATAATAGTATCTAAAATTTTATAGcaatatatatttggtttttgatattcaaaattcaaaagatttcTTCAACTACATAGTTCAATCTCTTCTCTCAATTCAAACATCTTTTTCTCATTttgaatgtacatgtaatataattatgtttgaaagtatttatcgtacttttctttattaaaaCTGACGTACGTAGCCTAAACGGCATGTTCTAGATGTAACATAGCACattctttgataaaaaaaaagtcgcTGATAGAGTGGATCAAGatcattcaatttttgattGTCACCACATTGTTATGatccatttatgggcattatgttttctggtctgtacattcgtctgttcgttcgttcgttggtctgttcgtccgttcgtccgtctgtcccgatTCAggttggtcgaggtagtttttgataaagttgaagttcaatcaacttgatacttagtacacatgttccctatgatatgatatgaTGTTTCTAATTTGTAGGCCAAATAAGAGTTTGTACTCCATTTTCAAGATCCACTGAAcgtagaaaatgatagtgcggattgggcatctgtgtacttgggacacattcttgttttataagttttacAACAAACAATCAgcattcatatataattgcCAGACGTCATATATATGATTTGTGCTTCTCACAAAGAATGAAAAAAGAAGCTACATTTTATGTTAACTGTACGCCTTCTATAACAAGTATATATatgatgaaaatatgttttggtACTTTGccttcaaattaaattaaaacgtTTGCGCAATATAACATAGTCACTCATTTCAAAATCTTTATTATTaccaggaaaattcaaaagtctGACAGTGATTGGTGCCTTGAGAGATTTATTGGCAGATAAAGACGCCAACGTACAGGCCGTGGCTATCATCTCATTGGCTAGAACAAATTCCACCGACATAGAAACTATCGTAGCTCTACGGAAATGTTTGAGAATGAAAGACAGGGTCGTTAGAGAAGCGGCATGTCTTGCTTTAGGTCATCTTGGTGTAGAAGCTGTTATTGAAGAGCTAGTTAACCTATGGTAAGCGCTTAAGGAGGTAGACataggttaagggaaataactcttaacatCATCAGTAAGTTTGTGtcaaacatgtttataaatatattctaagcttctatgtcacatagattattttcaatctgtttcaggtaaatgcctAAAATACGTTGATGAAACTTGACGTTTACAAACACATAACTgaattaaagagttatctccctgaaccaaggtctaCCACCTTAAAACACAACAAGATCAACCCTGTTACATTCTTTGTGTGCCCAAAGTCTGcccctgtaattcagtggttgtcgtctgttgaTGTGTATCGTACTTGCTATTCGTTTATTGTTAATACATAAATCATGCCGATATTTTTCACTTTTGGAATATATTACATTCATCATGTCGTGGCTTTTTTAAAGCTTGCTTTGCGGTTATGTATGAATTTTGCTCAAGTTTGAAGGTCATAATAGGATATATAGTTATTAACTTTTACGTCATTTGTTTTGTAGTGGAGATCTGTTTCGtcgagaaaaaaaacttttaatttcgtCACGGCAGGTATAGGAAGTCACATCGATCATCtacaattatatgaaataaaaaataaaatcatgacATACAATTTTTCTTTGATTGATTCTGATAATTTGAAAGTTGagtttatatatatctaattaTATGGTGGTTTGATAGCAAACAAGCTCAATCACAATTCAGAGTTATTCTTCACAATACTTGAGTTTAATTCTCTTTGCATATCCACACAAGGATAATAAATTGATATTCCAATATGACATTAGACACATTTGGAgatgattttgatttattttctgtgttgatgtgacaaaaaaaaaagattattctGTCAATTGTCACTTCCATAAAAGGAATATATAATACTACATCGCAACTTATTTATTCTGTTTATTTCGTTGTATTTTTGAACCCGTGTGAACAATAACTTATTGCAAAGGTATTTTTAGCTGTCGTATCTACCAAGTTGTCATCTGAACACCTAGTCCGTTTTAATTCTCATCATTCAcatagtggttttttttaattatatgcaATTCactttgttaaattgaaagaaaaaggCCAGATGTCTCTAGTTAAAATATGAGttaaaatcatatgcattttGCGACGATATAATGCTTCGTAATATCTACCCACACAATAAAGCAATGTTTGGagacaaaatattgaaaaatctaATAAGCgataatttttttcacagattgGTAAATTACAATAAACGTGAACTAAACTATTTCGAGACACTAGCAAAGCAatacacgaaaaaaaaaaaggttaaaaaaaggTTATCATAGTGAGATCTTCAAATGATGAGCAATTTTTATATAGTGTTCTTCCTTTTTAACCACGATGTTTTTGCTTTTATAAATGCTTATCCATAATAAATAACGATCGTCTGGTGTGCAACATTTTCAGCACTATCCAATAAAATTACAGATTCACAACTTATTTCTCGAACTCTATGTTTATTGTTAGCATTACACCAGATATTTTGTTTCGCTTACTACCtggtatttcattttatttttttaaacgttgtatatattttcatttttctttaaataattgtaGGCGAAACGACATTATTTCCAATGTTAGAGAGGCTGCCCTTGTAGCGTTAAACAAAATTGGAGGACCAAAGGCAAATGAAGCTATCAGAGTAACAGAAGTGCTCGAGAAAGAGATTCGCAGCATGAAATCAGCGTGATTGTCTAATCTGGTTCCCTGCCTACAGATAACTTTAGTACCATCATATGAATCAAATAGGTTGAAGGACAGGCTGACCATTCAACACACATTTCATATGTATatgatgttatttattttagtattaaatatatatatcaagtatTTTTGTGTGTCCCTTTGAGACCACTGTCAATGAAGGCGAGACATGGATATATGATCGATTTAACATAAAAGCCTAGCTCCAGATCTAAAATTTCTACTGAACAAATGTCAAATTTCATGATTAGGGGGTAATGTTTGCACTAACTGTATAAAATACTTGACAGTGTAAGTCAACAAATCTTGCCTGATAAGGGTCAtgcatatattttcatttatcatttataagaGTTTTAACTATTGATGGTGAATAAAGTTAGACTAAAGCCCCAGTACCACTTGACGACGATCTCACCACGCTCAACGCGTTCTTAAATTTCTTCAGATATCGGTATGAGCGgcataaatatgaatattttcgtTGTTTTCACGATGATACTATGTCCTCATTACACTTCTACAACGATCCCCCTACAATTAAACCACATTCTTACAACGCTCTTTCTGCGATTATCATGATCGTACTACGCTCATCACGTTCTCTTTACGACCATATCACAagttatccgattgcaacacAATCTTACCACGCTTCTACTGCAATTATAGCACGTTCTTACCTCGATTATAAGTTACGTGCATACCGCGATGTCGCTACGTTCTTAGCAACAACGTCAACATCGTGTTCCGTATCAATACTGTTCCATTCCTCCTATTTCTGATTGATACGTAACTTTCTTGGAAACAACACAGTAATGCCACCAAAATCTACCAGAACACTTTGGTTTGATGGTAGGGGTAGATGTTGAGGCGGAGGCAGCTCTGATAGTAACGAATCCTGATCCAGCTATGATGTCGGACCGACCAATCAAATCTGAATCACAACCTATTGGTGGTCCATCGAGCTCAAATATGTTAGTGAACGATAGCATGGATGACACAGATGTGTCAAGCAAGGTTGTGTCGCCTTTAGAGAAAAAGGACAAGTGatccaaaaacaaacaattaaaacttttatatattttatttgaaaataacaatgaaaatgatgGTTGTAGTATGAACGTTGTCAGGTCGAGAGAAGAGTGTGACGAGGACGGCATGGGCGTGCTAGAACCGTACTATGATCTTGAACAGCGTGGTGTTAACGTGGTAGTGTCGTAGTGGAAGCGTAGTTGGATCGTGgtgagaacgtgatggtcgTTATTACGTAGCTGTCAGATCGTAGCGCAGCTTCTCCGAATATAGTCACGCTTTTTCTACGATGGTATAGCGACCTTTGATATCTTACCTCACCAAGACAGtgatacgaccttactgcgatctaCATTTTTacacagatcgtagtgcgatcgtggcctagtggaACTGCGGTTGAAAGTGATTGAATAACGATGAATAAAATCAttggataataaaaaaaacaaacgaagGAGGATGATAGATGCCttttcgtacattttttttttattgtgatgaaGATTTAAACACAAAGTTGACTGCTTAACCCCTATGTTTGacatgtttacctatgttgccccgattttgttttttgtccatggatttatgagttttgaacagcggtatactactgttgcctttattttgcatattttgatatgagcgtcactgatgagtcttgtgtagacgaaacgcgcatctggcgtactaaactataatcctggtaactttgataactatttgcttGATAACGCATCGTTATTGTTCAAtaaaatggaatttgatgcgactgtcatgcaAGTGATAGGTTCAGCTAGTTATAAAACTATGTTAAATCCACCATCTACATAAGAatatgcctgtacaaagtcaggaatatgatttttttatcctttCGTGTACTATGTTTTAGCGTTTAATTTTGCCATTCGATTAGGGACTTTCATTTTTGGATTTGACTCAAGCGCAGTATTGTTATGCCTTACCTTATACACTTTTAAATACTACTTAATAGTAGAATCATCTGACCTCGTTTTATTTGGGTCATAAAATGTTGTAGCACACAAGGGACACATAAAATAACTGTTCTAGTTTTATCGTCAATAAAACAATGTCAATGATACCTGTGAGAATATGTAAACGACAACTAGACTACACATACTTTTATTCGGAATTTCTAAAATGTCCAATAGTTGATAGTTTTTGCAAGACTAGGTAAATAAATTAACACAATTGTTTGGTTGACAGCAGTTTCAGAAGTATTTATTCGTTCCTACCTTGATATCTAAGAATTGTAAATGCAGAGGCAACATATGTGTTGGTAAATTGGTGATAGTGCCTTGAATGTAAACTGTGAATGCACTggtattaaatattaaacatatttagagGTACAAAAGTGTATGTAGGTTGATAATCCCGAAAGGTAAAATCCCCCTTGCATATGCTAAGGATGATGAAGATTAATTACTGAGACGAAAAATGTAAGTTCAATCACTATTATATTGAAAAGGTCATAATATCGTCAAACAGGATGGAAAACTTCAGACAGCAGTGGCGGGTCctgaacttttcataagggggcCCGCTGACTAAATTAAAAGGAGAtgcgctccagtcatgcttaagtgattccctatataatcaataaaaaatttcccacaaaagggggtatcccctggatccgcctatggaCAGGTTGAAAAAGAGCTCACATATTTATAACAAGTAATAACCTTCAGCCTCAGGAGTCACAATGTGGCCTCGGTCTGTTTGTTCGctttatcccaggaatagattacctcagctgtatttggcacaactttttttggaattttgggtcctcactgctcttcaactttgtttttatttggctttacaacttttttttatctgagcgtcactgatgagtcatatgtagaggaaacgcgcgtctggcgtattaaattataatcctggtgccgttgataactattaacaccactgggtcgatgccactgcaggtggacgtttcgtccccgagggtatttccagcccagtagtcagcacttcggtgttgacatgagtatcaattatgtggtcatttttgtaaatttcctgtCACAAAACTtgtgaatttttgaaaaacttagAATaatcttatcccaggaatagattaccttagctgtattttgcacaACTATTTGGGAATTTGGGTCCTAaatggtcttcaactttgtttttatttggctttacaactattttgatctgagcatcactgatgagtcttatgtagacgaaacgcgcgtttggcttatctaattataatcctggaaccGTTGAAAACTAATTAGAGATGTATGTGACTGAAGCATTTATTGAATGAACGGACGGAACAGCCAACAACAATTAAGCAATTACTATGTTAATCTTTGAATtgcaatgtttaaaaatatacgGAATTACTATTGAGCAATATAAAACCTCGGTGAATTCGAATATATTAATTAGTAGTATCTATGCATATAGTATAGAGATACTGACacaatatgtacatgtaatatctCCATACGTTTATACTGATTCTGTCATAATATGTGCATGTCCATACGTTTATTCTGATACTGACGTTATACGTACATGCCCATACGTTTATACAGATACTGACATAATATGTACATGTCCATACATTTATACTGATACTGACATAAGGTACATGCAATATCAATTACAGGGTTGAAAGTCATCTAAATTAAGTCAGATCTTCTTTTATCAATATATCCATACGTTTATACTAATACTGACATAATATGTACATGCAATATCAATTACAGGGTTGAAAGTCGTCTTAATTAAGTCAGATCttcttttatcaatatttcCATACGTTTATACCAATACTGACATAATATGTACATGCAATATCAATTACAGGGTTGAAAGTCGTCTAAT from Mytilus trossulus isolate FHL-02 chromosome 8, PNRI_Mtr1.1.1.hap1, whole genome shotgun sequence includes the following:
- the LOC134728118 gene encoding uncharacterized protein LOC134728118, with protein sequence MEAKRMKAKLAMVTHLPAGNDVIISYDPEDRNYVIKIRDKLKEAGIAVWVETYDLGGGANVFSKVGQAVVDAKIFFYLISTDSVKSKLCQDQLALAYVSKKSILPVAIDDEDDVSKIMDNGMRLQLAGFEWSFLDREIIEDGLPSLVARIKDMLADYDSSNRDEETKKKTEEKKRYLRSAKSRSRIKASRIHLQDGKAYWTNTFGAVANMSWERFKAKLLEDFKLDFEQTFGEEDTEWLLAILHRELMVEHDENVSFENFIAFCTIDEKVLPVWSRIQEQARESYAMREVFDMDSSVRVDAIENLGKFKSLTVIGALRDLLADKDANVQAVAIISLARTNSTDIETIVALRKCLRMKDRVVREAACLALGHLGVEAVIEELVNLWRNDIISNVREAALVALNKIGGPKANEAIRVTEVLEKEIRSMKSA